The following are encoded together in the Oceanobacillus zhaokaii genome:
- a CDS encoding LysR family transcriptional regulator yields MELRQILYFIEVAKREHVTRAADSLHVAQSAVSRQLFKLEEELGVDLFIREGRNVRLTPIGRVFLEHMERATHVIDDALQVIEEYTDPEQGTIHIGFPSSLATYILPTAISAFREQYPNAKFKLTQGSYYNLREAVKKGEINLALLAPVPMNETKLIGSVLFTEKIMALLPKSHPLANERSIQLNQLRQESFVLFPENYVLRDIIIEACKRAGFAPKVSFEGEDIDSIKGLVSAGLGISLVPEITLVDNVPQAAVRIPVTEPNVTRSVGVVIPSDRQLLPTEKLFYEFLQEFFQRLEKFQN; encoded by the coding sequence TGCAGATAGCTTGCATGTTGCTCAATCTGCTGTTAGTCGGCAACTCTTTAAGCTAGAAGAAGAATTAGGTGTTGATTTATTCATTAGGGAGGGTCGAAATGTCCGGTTAACTCCAATCGGCAGAGTTTTTCTTGAACATATGGAGCGAGCGACACATGTGATCGACGATGCCCTGCAAGTGATTGAGGAATATACCGACCCAGAACAAGGGACCATTCATATCGGATTCCCCAGCAGCTTAGCAACCTATATTTTGCCAACCGCGATATCTGCGTTTCGTGAGCAATATCCGAATGCAAAATTTAAACTGACCCAAGGCTCCTACTATAATTTAAGGGAAGCTGTAAAAAAGGGTGAGATTAATTTAGCACTTTTAGCCCCTGTTCCAATGAATGAAACGAAGCTAATCGGCTCTGTATTATTTACGGAAAAAATTATGGCACTATTACCGAAGAGCCATCCTCTCGCGAATGAGCGATCGATTCAACTAAATCAATTACGACAGGAGTCTTTTGTATTATTCCCCGAAAATTATGTTTTACGCGATATTATTATCGAAGCATGTAAGCGAGCGGGTTTCGCCCCCAAGGTTTCCTTTGAAGGGGAAGATATTGATTCGATCAAGGGGCTCGTCTCAGCTGGTTTGGGAATTTCCCTTGTCCCTGAGATTACATTGGTAGATAATGTTCCACAAGCTGCAGTAAGAATTCCGGTAACAGAGCCGAATGTTACTCGCTCGGTAGGTGTTGTAATTCCAAGTGACCGTCAATTGCTTCCAACAGAGAAATTATTCTATGAATTTTTACAGGAGTTCTTCCAACGTTTGGAAAAATTCCAGAATTAA